A window of Centropristis striata isolate RG_2023a ecotype Rhode Island chromosome 13, C.striata_1.0, whole genome shotgun sequence genomic DNA:
tctcagtctgctctcagctcgtgtacgcaaatctgagtcagcgtgaagtccacacgtctgagtctgagaattaaTCTTAGACTATAGTttgcactatatatatattgtgcaaaCTACTAACTACTATAAACTATATAGTTTATAGtttggagctgataaaactctgctgtgttttgttttttaatggtgacaaaccaaagcatgtttaggctatattatttatcattaaaacataatttaaaataaatacactctGCGACCGTGTCCCTGTCGTAAGATCAAATATACAATCAGATCTGAGCTCGTTTCTAggtttgtttgataaatgagggccactgtgctTGGACAGTTAGGGGTGCAATTTACCTTTTGCATCCAACCCCACGTCGAATCTttcaaactgtccctttaagatagAATTCTGCAGCTTTTATCTGAATGTTTACTATGCATTAACTGTACCAGAGGagctataaatataaatataaatctaaATATAGAGAGATCACCTGCAGGGCGCTGTACTGAGCGTCCACCTCGTTGAGCAGAGAGATTCCTCTCTGTTTCACTGCCTCTGCTCTCCGTATACACAGCTGATCGTGTCCTCGGAGGAACTCCTCTGGGTTTGTTCCTCTCAGGACGCTGTCGCTGTTAGACCTCTGTCTGCTGcgtctcctctgctcctcctccttctcctgctgctgctcctcctcatcctgACCAGCTCTCTCCTCTGAGGGGAAGAAGATCGTATCTGGCAACAGCAGCTGCTCCGCCCTCCTTACACTGGTCAGAGGGGAAGGGACAGGAGACACAAGTCACATTTATTTAGTCATCTAggagacgcttttatccaaagagactAACAGGGAAagaggggaacaatcaaggtttagtacactgtaaaaaaggtgtttagtctaaaaaccagatcaaacagtaaatctgagggaaatgatcttgctgcatggacagataatttaccttgacaagatttattaaattaagattattaaatctagaaataagcatgttgaacacttaaaataataaattaactcttaaaaccagataaattaaaactgccagcagtgatgaactggcccgagcagagtgacctgatgattatttggttcctaccaagataaaaaaaactttttgtgtcttttttttggtgttcttttgtcttttttgttcattttacgtctttttgtgtcttttctgtctttttttatgtctccttttttgtctttttgcgtcttttgtttttttgtgtcttttttgttgttgtttattgtctttttttgtgtcttttttttgtcattttgtgtcttttaacatCTTAtattggtcacaaaatgaccaaaaaagacaaaaaaattacaaaagacacaattaaaGTTACAagcacaaattttttttttgtctttttttgtctttttacgtctttttgtgtcttttttgtgtctttttttgtctttttgtcatttagtttgtctctttttgtcttttttgtgtctttttttggtcacaaaatgaccaaaaaagacaaaaaatgtacaaaagagataaattaaagctgccagcagtgatgaactggcccgagcagagtgacctgatgattatttgtttcttaccaagataaaaaaaactttttgtgtcttttttttggtgttcttttgtcttttttgttcatcttacgtctttttgtgtcttttctgtcttttctgtctttttttatgtctccttttttgtctttttgcgtcttttgtttttttgtgtcttttttgttgttgtttattgtctttttttgtgtcttttttttgtcattttgtgtcttttaacatCTTAtattggtcacaaaatgaccaaaaaagacaaaaaatttacaaaagacatacaattaaaGTTACAAGCacgaattttttttttgccttttttttgtctttttacgtctttttgtgtcttttttgtgtattttttgtgtctttttgtgacttttttgtcattttttgtgtctttttttgtctttttgtcattttgtttgtctctttttgtcttttttgtgtcttttttggtcacaaaatggcATTCaaaatttttttacaaaagagataaattaaagctgccagcagtgatgaactggcccgagcagagtgacctgatgattatttggttcctaccaagataaaaaaacaaacttagatttaaaagttttagataatttatcttgttttaagagttaatttcttattttaagtgttcaacatgcttatttctagatttaataatcttaatttaataaatcttgtcaaggtaaattatctgtccatgcagcaagatcatttccctcagatttactgtttgatctggtttttagacacctttttttgctGTATAAATATCTAACTGATGCCTACCTGTTGGCACAGTCGGCTCTCCACAGCAGCCTGAGCTGCTCCACTTCGGCCTCCAGCTCCTTCTGGCGTGTCCGGCAGCCGGCCAGCAGGGCCAGACGCTGCTCCAGGCCCGAGTTCTCCCTCAATGTCAGCTGGCTCTCACGCTCCGCCGCCTCCCGCCGGCCTCTCTCTGCAGCCACTTGGCTCTGGAGCGTCTGAATGGCTCGCTGAAGAGCCGCATTCTCCTCCTCCGGGTCCTGGCCTCGGTCCCGCTCACACAGAGAGCCCTGCGGGGACCACAGGCCGTCCACGCGCACGCCATCAGGGGCTGCATGTCTGAGCCAGGGAGAGAAATATCAGTACATGGGTGGAAATAAAAGCACTTTTAGAATTAAATTAACTAACAATACATAGATAGGAGCATTTAAATGTCCAGAGAGGGGATACGTGTTCCCTGGGGATGTGGACATCACACgttaaaatctatttaaataaggcacaaactgcaaaaaaggtgtttagtctaaaaaccagatcaaacagtaaatctgagggaaatgatcttgctgcatggacagataattttccttgacaagatttcttaaattaagattattaaatctagaaataagcatgttgaacacttaaaataagaaattatctcttaaaacaagataaaaattaaagctgtgtgtcttgttttggtcttttttttgtcattttgtgtctttttacatcttcttttggtcacaaaatgaccaaaaaagaaaaaaaaatgtacaaaagagataaattaaagctgccagcagcgatgaactagCAGAGTGACccgacaattatttgtttctttcttgataaaaaaaactttttgtgtcttttttttgggtgttttttttgtctttttatgtctttttttttgtgattttacatcttttgtgtctttttttggtctttttttgtctttctatgtcttttttgtgattttacatcttttgtttcttatttggtcaatttatgtaatttttgtgtcttttttcagtcattttgtgtcttttaacatCTCCcttttgatcacaaaatgatgatttagtgtttttatctgtttttttgcagtgcagtagtTAGTAATTTGTGTTAATGTTTCTCCTGTGTTTTTCAGGTAACTTAGATTTTTACCACATCATTTTGAGTTTGTGGAGGTCACGTGCAACATGAGAGGAAGACTACTCTGGGCTGAAAAAACTAATTCACCTCCTCCAAAtgttttaaatctatttttaaaatgaaaaattaaggAGGATTTTCTATTAAATATAGATGGAAACTAGAATGTCATAATTTACTTTTACTCCAATGACACGTAGCGAGTTAAACCGACAGTTGTGCGTATGTATTTTCACTCTGCTCACAAAGGAGGAGGATTAACTCATTCCTCCTCTGGATTATGTCTCCAGCAGGAGGTCTGTCTCTGGGTGACCTGGATGTGTCCAGTCAGCACACAAGACGCTGAGACAGCAGAGCACCGAGGGTAAGAGGTGATCAGACAACACACACTTCAGAAGGCAGTTATTAAGGCCgtaatgaggcgggtctcactcgccgaaacgcccctaatatgaatatgagccgtcctagcggtctttgttttttttctcccctgtaaaaagcctggttgctgattggatagaatactaagcaggatgtgacgttaTACtctacgccacaacaacacgcaacatttgtaaaagccagagAAACAGTGTTGCTATATTATATTTAGCGAATTTTCAGCCcccccccttagcaactatttttcaagaaagcgactagcaacaaatctagcgactctTTCTaatgttattggagactcttggagactcgttcttactcttcttaacgagccgccgagaggagagaagagtaagaacgagtcgaatcggcacagtcctcctacagcagtctctcccagctgcagagccggaggggatgttaaccccttagcgtccagtctgcaaattgctaacaggctaacagttagctctgtagcagtacagtgtgtatgtgctaacaggctaacagttagctctgtagcagtacagtgtgtatgtgctaacaggctaacagttagctctgtagcagtacagtgtgtatgtgctaacaggctaacagttagctctgtagcagtacagtgtgtatgtgctaacaggctaacagttagctctgtagcagtacagtgtgtatgtgctaacaggctaacagttagctctgtagcagtacagtgtgtatgtgctaacaggctaacagttagctctgtagcagtacagtgtgtatgtgctaacaggctaacagttagctctgtagcagtacagtgtgtatgtgctaacaggctaacagttagctctgtagcagtacagtgtgtatgtgctaacaggctaacagttagctctgtagcagtacagtgtgtatgtgctgctgctgcaggaggtgttcacttagcgatctctgtttgtttacaacaagcaccagacactctgtgcacagttagtgatgccgttaattcaccatcacgatgtttatgatcagcagagacaatgtgcataattagccatgctggtttgtttatgacaCTTAATGTATTTACTAAATGTATTGGGCTGACTGAGAGGTGGAATTTGGGGCTGAgtattttctttgtcatatagGAATTAGACTCTCCCAgcagccactcttccccctaaaggaaacacagatATTTACCCTACACTTCTGTAAAGGTCCAGGAAAGATAAAATCTAACAGACAGATACACCTGGATGTGTTTTCAGTAAATCTGTGTCAAATGTACAGATACCACTATGACTTTATGTCACTGTGCTGTCCTCATCTACTATACCTGTCTTGGTGTAAGTCGTACAGCTCTTTGAGACAGGAAACACTCTGAGCTCCGAGGTTGCGTCGCTGCTCTGCCAGCTCTCTTCTGTTCCTCTCTTTCTGGGCGGTCTTCAGCTCGTCCACCTGAGTCTGCAGGTCCTCGATGTAGGTCTGAAGCCCCTCAATGGTCTCTGTCAGGCTGCAGGGGAAAGAAGTGCATGAGTTTCTGCActtaaaacatcatttaaaagtCAGATTCAGTGAGAGCTTGTGGACCAACCTGTGGATCTTGTGCTGGGCCAGCCGGTTGCCCTGCACCAGCCTCTGGTTGCTCTGCTCCAGGTCTCTGGTGGCCACGTCCAGCTGCTCGTACACTTTAGCGTGGTGGTCGTTCATCTGTCGCAGCAGCTCCACCTGCTTCGTCAGGTACTGGGGAACAAGAGAGGGAAACCACAAAcgatgaagcttcatttgggtTTTTTAGTTTCGTTAAACTGACTCTTAAATAAAAAACGTGCAGTGTTTCCCCCAGGTTTACAGCTTTGGGGAGGGACCACATATCataaattttgtacatttttaagtaaaatgcattgatcttgtgcactttgagctaaatgtgagcaaacacctcacattacattttcagtcaGGAGATACCGTgacatagaatagaatagaattaaCTTTGTTATCCTACTTGTAACGGTGCTGCTGTTAGCTGGATGGGGGGTCCGGGGGTTGGCCCTCCctctgagaattttttttttttttattaaaagcccaaatttagtGGCCCGTCTCGCAGATTCTAATGCCACAATTCAATTATATACACTGATGTTAATcagtaaataattaattattgtaaaggagaataaaggttcttgtatgttttatttaaggcatcttattttgacagtcttcatgtaaattctgtggtggattctgttaacacactgtgct
This region includes:
- the cdr2a gene encoding cerebellar degeneration-related protein 2, giving the protein MLTDVILEEEFDTNGECWYDPQDLEHDLHLAAELGKTLLARNHELEQALQQMYSTNQEQLQEIEYLTKQVELLRQMNDHHAKVYEQLDVATRDLEQSNQRLVQGNRLAQHKIHSLTETIEGLQTYIEDLQTQVDELKTAQKERNRRELAEQRRNLGAQSVSCLKELYDLHQDRHAAPDGVRVDGLWSPQGSLCERDRGQDPEEENAALQRAIQTLQSQVAAERGRREAAERESQLTLRENSGLEQRLALLAGCRTRQKELEAEVEQLRLLWRADCANSVRRAEQLLLPDTIFFPSEERAGQDEEEQQQEKEEEQRRRSRQRSNSDSVLRGTNPEEFLRGHDQLCIRRAEAVKQRGISLLNEVDAQYSALQVKYEELLRRCQQEDGSSHKAVQTSNSPFASSRTRRRRSSAAASDQTVVLEERQQPEYKALFKEIFTRIQKTKEDLSSNRSPAEDRDVCSAAT